The Parabacteroides sp. AD58 genome includes a window with the following:
- a CDS encoding glycoside hydrolase family 130 protein, producing MSELKQIAAMPWEDRPEGCTDVMWRYSKNPVIGRYHIPTSNSIFNSAVVPFKDGYAGVFRCDNKAVQMNIFAGFSKDGINWEINHEPIQFKAGNTDMIESEYKYDPRVAWIEDRYWITWCNGYHGPTIGIAYTFDFQEFFQCENAFLPFNRNGVLFPQKINGKYAMLSRPSDNGHTPFGDIYISYSPDMKYWGEHRCVMKVTPFPESAWQCLKIGAGSVPFMTEAGWLMFYHGVIQTCNGYRYSMGAVILDKENPEKVLYRTRDYILAPAAPYELQGDVPNVVFPCAALQDGKRVAVYYGAADTVVCMAFGYIDEIIEFVKTHSIV from the coding sequence ATGAGTGAATTGAAGCAAATCGCAGCAATGCCGTGGGAAGACCGCCCCGAAGGTTGTACTGACGTGATGTGGCGTTATTCAAAGAATCCGGTGATCGGACGTTATCACATCCCGACATCCAACAGTATCTTCAACAGCGCCGTTGTTCCGTTCAAGGATGGGTATGCCGGAGTGTTCCGTTGCGACAACAAAGCTGTACAGATGAATATCTTTGCCGGCTTCAGTAAAGACGGTATTAACTGGGAAATCAATCATGAACCGATCCAGTTTAAAGCCGGAAATACGGATATGATTGAATCAGAATATAAATATGATCCGCGTGTTGCCTGGATTGAAGACCGTTATTGGATTACCTGGTGTAATGGTTATCACGGACCAACCATCGGTATTGCTTATACCTTCGACTTCCAGGAATTCTTCCAGTGCGAGAATGCTTTCTTGCCGTTCAACCGTAACGGTGTGTTGTTCCCGCAGAAGATTAACGGTAAATATGCCATGTTGAGCCGTCCGAGCGATAACGGTCATACCCCGTTTGGTGATATTTACATCAGCTACAGTCCGGATATGAAATACTGGGGCGAACACCGTTGTGTGATGAAAGTAACTCCTTTCCCGGAAAGTGCTTGGCAGTGCCTGAAGATCGGTGCCGGATCTGTTCCGTTTATGACAGAAGCCGGATGGTTGATGTTCTACCACGGCGTTATCCAGACTTGCAACGGTTACCGTTATTCGATGGGTGCAGTTATCCTGGATAAGGAGAATCCGGAAAAGGTACTGTATCGTACGCGCGATTATATCCTGGCTCCGGCAGCTCCTTATGAATTACAGGGCGATGTGCCTAATGTTGTATTCCCATGTGCCGCTTTGCAGGATGGCAAACGTGTAGCTGTTTATTATGGTGCAGCTGATACAGTTGTTTGTATGGCATTCGGTTATATCGACGAAATCATCGAATTTGTAAAGACACATTCAATCGTTTAA
- a CDS encoding histidinol-phosphatase gives MQLSNYHSHCNFCDGRSFPEDFVKFAIQHQFRAYGFSSHSPLPFETFWNMSKEDMNEYLEEIDRLRKKYAGQLEIYTGLEIDYLDKTYNASIDYFTSLPLDYRIGSIHFLPIAYPLAEENMMCIDGAFSDFARGVDQYYEGDIRKLVKHYYDSSCAMVEAGGIDIVGHLDKIYMNGQRYTGFSLDADWYTKELFAYLDLIAEKGLMAEINTKNLKKKGEIYPHEKFLEAIRERHIPIMVNSDSHYPDLVNDGREEAFELLKAKGFRATCELVNGKWEEMAIE, from the coding sequence ATGCAACTTAGCAATTATCATAGCCATTGTAACTTCTGCGACGGAAGAAGTTTCCCGGAAGACTTTGTCAAATTCGCCATTCAGCATCAATTTCGGGCTTATGGGTTTTCCTCTCATTCTCCCCTGCCCTTCGAAACCTTCTGGAACATGTCCAAAGAAGACATGAATGAATATCTGGAAGAAATAGACCGGCTCAGGAAGAAATATGCCGGACAACTGGAAATTTACACCGGACTGGAAATTGATTACCTGGATAAGACCTACAACGCGTCGATCGATTATTTTACGAGTCTGCCACTGGATTATCGGATCGGCTCCATTCATTTCCTCCCCATTGCCTATCCGCTGGCAGAAGAGAACATGATGTGTATCGACGGGGCTTTCAGTGACTTTGCCCGTGGAGTCGATCAGTATTACGAAGGTGATATACGTAAATTAGTCAAGCATTACTACGATTCTTCTTGTGCGATGGTAGAGGCCGGAGGCATCGACATTGTTGGCCACCTCGATAAAATCTACATGAACGGACAACGATACACAGGTTTCTCGCTGGATGCGGACTGGTACACCAAAGAACTGTTTGCTTATCTGGATTTGATTGCCGAGAAAGGACTAATGGCCGAAATCAATACGAAAAACCTGAAGAAGAAAGGGGAAATTTATCCGCACGAAAAGTTCCTGGAGGCCATCCGTGAACGTCATATTCCAATCATGGTCAATTCAGACAGCCATTATCCGGATCTTGTCAACGACGGTCGCGAGGAAGCTTTCGAACTCCTTAAAGCAAAAGGATTCAGAGCAACTTGTGAATTAGTGAACGGGAAATGGGAAGAAATGGCAATTGAATAA
- a CDS encoding carcinine hydrolase/isopenicillin-N N-acyltransferase family protein — MKSLLLVSILLSCFLLHESGSACTSVIVSGKATPDGRPLMWKHRDTGTRYNHITFEKGEKYNFLGLVNSDSTDYDIWTGVNEAGFAIMNTASFNLKDDDVQEMDHEGRLMRRALEICKNQQDFEHFLDTLSRPMRVEANFGIIDAFGGAAYYETNNTKYYKKDVNDPNLAPDGYLVYTNFSFEGRKDEGYGYIRYESAKKIFADIYPQGLTPRSIFQEVSHSFYHSLFRKDLKEEKNTEWQLEQDLIPRFESTASIVIQGVKKGMNPELTTMWTELGYPPTAIALPLWVKLGEQQPELVLYSPQFKTAPLCYFATLLKTQAYPIHRGNGQKYIHWSELWNAQGTGYIQTLTPVWNEIYDLFAHHQAEWEEKGLDVEAINRLYQEAEEKIKPAYYHLMRVD, encoded by the coding sequence ATGAAATCACTTTTGCTTGTAAGCATTCTTTTAAGTTGTTTTCTACTACACGAATCTGGTAGTGCCTGTACTTCGGTGATTGTTTCCGGAAAAGCGACACCCGACGGCCGTCCGCTGATGTGGAAGCACCGCGATACCGGGACACGCTATAATCATATTACGTTTGAAAAGGGAGAAAAATATAATTTCCTGGGGCTGGTTAACAGTGATTCGACCGACTATGATATCTGGACAGGCGTTAATGAAGCCGGATTTGCCATCATGAATACAGCATCCTTTAATCTGAAAGACGATGATGTACAGGAAATGGATCACGAAGGCCGCCTGATGCGCCGTGCTTTGGAAATATGCAAGAACCAACAGGACTTCGAGCATTTCCTCGATACGCTATCCCGTCCGATGCGGGTCGAAGCCAATTTCGGTATCATCGATGCTTTTGGCGGGGCAGCTTATTATGAGACCAACAATACGAAGTACTATAAAAAGGATGTAAACGATCCGAATCTGGCGCCTGACGGTTATCTTGTCTATACGAATTTCTCGTTTGAAGGCAGAAAGGACGAAGGCTATGGTTATATCCGTTATGAGAGTGCTAAAAAGATTTTTGCCGACATCTATCCGCAAGGACTGACACCGCGATCGATCTTCCAGGAAGTCTCACATTCTTTTTATCACAGCTTGTTCCGTAAAGACTTGAAAGAAGAAAAGAACACGGAATGGCAACTCGAACAGGATTTGATTCCCCGGTTTGAGAGTACGGCTTCAATCGTGATTCAAGGGGTAAAGAAAGGAATGAATCCGGAACTGACAACGATGTGGACCGAATTGGGTTATCCGCCTACAGCCATTGCTTTGCCTCTTTGGGTGAAGCTAGGTGAACAACAGCCGGAACTGGTGTTGTATAGTCCGCAATTCAAAACAGCTCCTTTGTGTTACTTTGCTACCCTGCTGAAAACACAGGCCTATCCCATCCATCGGGGCAACGGACAGAAATACATTCACTGGTCTGAACTTTGGAATGCCCAAGGCACAGGTTACATTCAAACATTAACGCCCGTATGGAACGAAATCTATGATCTGTTTGCCCACCACCAGGCTGAATGGGAAGAAAAAGGGCTGGATGTGGAAGCCATAAACCGCCTTTACCAGGAAGCGGAAGAAAAGATCAAACCGGCCTATTATCACCTGATGCGCGTAGATTGA
- a CDS encoding F0F1 ATP synthase subunit gamma encodes MASLKEIKNRINSIQSTQKITAAMKMVASAKLHHTQAATERTLAYAEQLTDILQSLLAAEQEFDSPYTVRREVKNVAIVVCSSNTGLCGSFNANVWKSLEELIQSYKAKQIHIEFYPVGKKIAKELQKAGYEYHDEFVAIADNLEYEKAGKLAAQLRELYVSKQVDQIDLLYHHFKNMVQQILTHKIYLPLSIQEETKQADNTSYVTDYILEPSVYTLQQLLFPKMLDLQIYTTLLDTTTSEHAARMMAMQTANDNANELIRQLTLQYNKTRQQAITNELLDIMGGASHA; translated from the coding sequence ATGGCCTCATTGAAAGAGATTAAAAATCGGATTAATTCGATCCAGAGTACGCAGAAGATTACAGCTGCCATGAAAATGGTAGCTTCAGCCAAACTGCATCATACGCAAGCTGCAACCGAACGGACACTGGCTTACGCTGAGCAGCTGACGGATATTCTGCAAAGTCTGCTGGCCGCCGAACAAGAATTCGATTCACCTTATACAGTCCGGCGTGAGGTTAAGAACGTAGCCATTGTGGTTTGTTCTTCCAACACGGGCTTGTGCGGTAGTTTCAACGCCAATGTATGGAAGTCGTTAGAAGAATTAATCCAGTCGTATAAAGCCAAGCAGATTCATATCGAATTCTATCCGGTGGGTAAAAAAATAGCCAAAGAGCTGCAAAAGGCCGGGTATGAATATCATGATGAATTTGTTGCCATCGCCGATAATCTGGAATATGAAAAGGCAGGCAAATTAGCGGCACAGTTACGAGAGTTATATGTCAGCAAGCAGGTAGATCAGATAGACTTGTTATACCATCACTTCAAAAACATGGTACAGCAAATTTTGACGCATAAAATATATCTTCCACTGTCTATCCAGGAAGAGACGAAGCAAGCTGATAATACATCGTATGTTACCGATTATATTCTGGAACCTTCGGTTTATACCTTGCAGCAATTATTGTTCCCGAAGATGTTGGATCTGCAAATTTATACAACTTTGCTTGATACGACCACTTCCGAACATGCGGCTCGTATGATGGCTATGCAAACGGCCAACGACAACGCCAATGAACTGATTCGTCAGCTTACATTGCAGTACAACAAGACCCGTCAGCAGGCCATTACCAACGAATTGCTCGACATCATGGGCGGTGCCAGTCATGCCTGA
- the atpA gene encoding F0F1 ATP synthase subunit alpha, with protein MTDQIKISEVSDILRKELEGINTSIKLEEVGTVLQVSDGVVRIYGLDNAEANELLRFDNGMEAIVMNLEEDNVGAVLLGPTDLIKEGDTVTRTGRIASINVNENLIGRVIDPLGNPIDGKGEITGETCEMPLERKAPGVIFRQPVNEPLQTGIKAIDAMIPIGRGQRELIIGDRQTGKTAIAIDTIINQRAAYEAGNPVYCIYVAIGQKGSTVAALVNTLQEKGAMDYTVVVSATASDPAAMQYFAPFAGAAIGEYFRDSGRHALVVYDDLSKQAVAYREVSLILRRPSGREAYPGDIFYLHSRLLERAARIINQQEVACQMNDLPDSMKSRVKGGGSLTALPIIETQAGDVSAYIPTNVISITDGQIFLETNLFNQGNRPAINVGISVSRVGGNAQLKAMKKVAGTLKIDQAQFRELESFAKFGGEMDPVTAFTIDKGQKNTQLLIQPQYSPMPVEKQIAILYCATKGLLRDVPLNKVHEFENSFLESLQVNHQRDVLDVLKKGTINDEITTILEETAKQIAASYKK; from the coding sequence ATGACAGACCAGATAAAAATCAGCGAAGTTTCAGATATCCTTCGGAAAGAACTGGAAGGAATCAATACGAGTATCAAGCTGGAAGAAGTGGGTACCGTATTGCAGGTGAGCGATGGTGTAGTTCGTATCTACGGACTGGACAACGCTGAAGCCAATGAATTGCTCCGCTTTGACAATGGTATGGAAGCCATCGTCATGAATTTGGAAGAAGACAACGTCGGTGCCGTACTGTTAGGTCCTACCGATCTGATTAAGGAAGGTGATACCGTTACACGTACAGGCCGAATTGCTTCTATCAATGTAAATGAGAACTTAATAGGCCGTGTAATTGATCCGTTAGGAAATCCGATCGACGGAAAAGGAGAAATTACCGGTGAAACCTGCGAGATGCCGCTGGAAAGAAAGGCGCCGGGAGTAATCTTCCGCCAGCCGGTAAATGAACCGTTGCAGACAGGTATCAAGGCTATCGATGCCATGATTCCTATCGGACGTGGCCAGCGTGAGTTGATCATCGGCGACCGTCAGACAGGAAAGACGGCGATTGCCATTGATACAATCATCAACCAACGGGCTGCTTATGAAGCCGGGAATCCGGTATATTGTATTTACGTAGCTATCGGTCAGAAAGGTTCTACCGTTGCTGCCCTTGTAAATACACTACAGGAAAAGGGAGCTATGGATTATACAGTCGTTGTTAGTGCAACTGCGTCCGATCCGGCTGCCATGCAGTATTTTGCTCCTTTTGCCGGTGCTGCTATCGGTGAATATTTCCGCGACAGCGGCCGTCATGCTTTGGTTGTATATGATGACTTGTCAAAGCAGGCTGTTGCCTATCGTGAAGTATCTCTGATCTTGCGCCGTCCTTCCGGACGTGAAGCTTACCCGGGTGATATCTTCTATCTGCACTCCCGTTTGCTGGAACGTGCAGCCCGTATCATCAACCAGCAGGAAGTGGCATGCCAGATGAATGATCTGCCTGACAGCATGAAATCTCGTGTAAAAGGTGGTGGTTCATTAACTGCACTTCCTATTATCGAGACTCAGGCCGGTGATGTCTCTGCCTACATTCCGACTAATGTGATTTCTATTACCGATGGTCAGATTTTCTTGGAGACAAACCTTTTCAACCAAGGTAACCGTCCGGCTATCAACGTAGGTATTTCCGTTTCTCGTGTAGGTGGTAATGCCCAGTTGAAGGCGATGAAGAAAGTAGCTGGTACGTTAAAGATTGACCAGGCTCAGTTCCGTGAACTGGAATCATTTGCCAAGTTCGGTGGAGAAATGGACCCAGTTACTGCCTTTACTATCGATAAGGGACAGAAGAATACCCAGCTGTTGATTCAGCCTCAATACAGCCCGATGCCTGTTGAGAAGCAGATTGCCATCTTATACTGCGCGACAAAAGGACTGTTGCGTGATGTACCGTTGAATAAAGTACATGAGTTTGAGAATTCATTCTTAGAGTCACTGCAGGTAAACCATCAACGTGACGTACTGGATGTACTGAAGAAAGGTACAATCAATGATGAAATTACAACGATACTGGAAGAAACTGCCAAACAAATAGCAGCTTCTTATAAAAAATAA
- a CDS encoding F0F1 ATP synthase subunit delta gives MDLGTISSRYARALFSLAMEKKEETRVYDDMKMLKESFLLFPELKETLQNPIVSVADKEKLLINAGGIEVCDLYKRFIRMVLNHKRESCLPFMTYIYIYLYRKEKKITRIRFSSASPIQESTQKHLIERLHQETGDTIEFSGEVKPELIGGFCLQIGNYRLDASYASQLKHIREQLLQRK, from the coding sequence ATGGATTTAGGAACTATTTCATCCAGATATGCACGAGCCCTTTTTTCTCTGGCAATGGAGAAGAAAGAAGAAACACGTGTATATGACGATATGAAAATGCTAAAAGAGAGTTTCCTGCTCTTTCCGGAACTTAAAGAGACCTTGCAAAATCCTATTGTCTCGGTTGCAGATAAAGAAAAGTTGTTGATTAATGCTGGAGGAATAGAAGTTTGTGACTTATACAAACGCTTCATTCGTATGGTTTTGAACCATAAACGTGAAAGCTGTTTGCCTTTCATGACATACATTTATATTTATCTGTACCGGAAGGAAAAGAAAATTACTCGAATTCGATTCAGCTCTGCGTCGCCCATTCAGGAAAGTACGCAAAAGCATTTAATTGAGAGACTTCACCAGGAAACCGGTGATACAATCGAGTTTTCCGGAGAAGTTAAACCTGAACTAATTGGAGGTTTCTGCTTGCAAATCGGGAATTATCGTCTGGATGCCAGCTATGCATCTCAGTTGAAGCATATCCGCGAGCAGTTACTGCAAAGAAAATAA
- the atpF gene encoding F0F1 ATP synthase subunit B, which yields MSLLTPDSGLLFWMILSFGIVLIILSKYGFPVIVKAIEDRKAFIEESLNTARKANEQLTNIKEEGERIISEAKEKQNAILKEALKEKEHIIEEAHQKAAAETNRQMEEATRQIREEKEKAIREVRKEITDLSISIAEKVMKEKISRDNSQEEIINKMLDEMSFNKS from the coding sequence ATGTCATTACTAACACCGGATTCAGGACTTCTGTTCTGGATGATTCTTTCGTTCGGTATTGTTTTGATCATTCTTTCCAAATATGGTTTTCCGGTTATCGTAAAAGCGATTGAAGACCGGAAAGCCTTTATCGAGGAATCACTGAATACGGCCCGTAAAGCCAATGAACAGCTGACAAACATCAAAGAAGAAGGAGAAAGAATCATATCGGAAGCGAAGGAAAAACAGAATGCCATTCTAAAAGAGGCTTTGAAAGAAAAAGAGCATATCATTGAAGAAGCTCACCAGAAAGCGGCTGCAGAGACTAACAGACAAATGGAAGAGGCAACACGTCAGATTCGTGAAGAAAAAGAAAAAGCTATCCGTGAAGTCCGTAAGGAAATTACCGATCTTTCCATTTCCATTGCTGAAAAAGTGATGAAAGAGAAAATCAGCCGGGACAACAGCCAGGAAGAGATCATCAATAAGATGCTTGATGAAATGTCATTCAATAAATCGTAA
- the atpE gene encoding ATP synthase F0 subunit C, producing the protein MLSAILLQAAAAGVAKLGATMGAGLAAIGAGIGIGLIGKGAVEAIGRQPSAAGDIRTSMLIMGALVEGVALFAIVVCFLGLFQ; encoded by the coding sequence ATGTTATCAGCAATTTTATTACAAGCAGCTGCAGCAGGTGTAGCTAAATTAGGTGCAACAATGGGAGCTGGTTTGGCAGCTATCGGAGCAGGTATTGGTATTGGTCTAATCGGTAAAGGTGCCGTTGAAGCTATCGGACGCCAACCGTCTGCAGCGGGTGACATTCGTACTTCTATGTTGATCATGGGTGCTTTGGTTGAAGGTGTAGCGCTGTTTGCTATCGTAGTTTGTTTCCTCGGATTATTCCAATAA
- the atpB gene encoding F0F1 ATP synthase subunit A, whose translation MNRKIRKYLKSLLCFCILLVSFQLKAEGQVDVQNIVFSHIQDAYTWHITEWGEHEISIPLPIIVKGEENGWHVFLSSRLQDGKSYQGFSIAQTGDYTGKVIETLPSGEVVRPIDISMTKNVWGLLLSCTILSLLILKTAQWYKKHPSEAPGGLTGCMEMVINYIYEDVIKKNAGASYRFFSPYLLTVFFFILINNLLGIIPIFPGGANLTGNITITMVLAVCTFIAVNLFATKGYWKDIFWPNTPIYLKCPLPIMPFVEFFGVFTKPFALMIRLFANIMAGHTIILALTCLIFITASMGVIINLGMTIVSVAFCIFMNCLELFVACLQAYIFTLLSACYIGLARVED comes from the coding sequence ATGAACAGAAAAATCCGTAAATATCTGAAAAGCTTGCTTTGCTTCTGTATCCTGCTGGTAAGTTTCCAGTTGAAAGCAGAAGGGCAAGTTGATGTGCAGAACATTGTATTCTCTCATATTCAGGATGCCTATACATGGCATATTACAGAATGGGGAGAACATGAAATTTCTATTCCATTACCTATCATCGTCAAAGGCGAAGAAAACGGTTGGCATGTTTTTCTTTCATCTCGTTTGCAGGATGGAAAAAGCTACCAGGGTTTTTCTATTGCACAAACAGGCGACTACACAGGTAAGGTAATAGAAACGCTGCCTTCAGGAGAAGTGGTTCGTCCGATTGATATTTCAATGACAAAAAATGTGTGGGGCTTGCTTCTAAGCTGCACAATATTATCATTGTTAATATTGAAGACCGCCCAATGGTACAAGAAACACCCAAGCGAGGCACCCGGCGGATTGACAGGCTGTATGGAAATGGTTATTAATTATATATATGAAGATGTCATCAAAAAGAATGCAGGTGCGTCTTACCGGTTCTTTTCTCCTTATCTGCTGACAGTATTCTTCTTTATATTGATCAATAATCTGTTAGGAATTATTCCTATATTCCCCGGAGGAGCCAATCTGACAGGTAATATTACCATTACGATGGTATTGGCTGTATGCACATTCATTGCGGTCAACCTGTTTGCTACAAAAGGATATTGGAAAGACATTTTCTGGCCTAATACTCCTATTTACCTGAAATGTCCGTTACCTATCATGCCATTTGTAGAATTCTTTGGCGTGTTTACCAAACCATTTGCATTGATGATCCGTTTGTTTGCCAACATCATGGCAGGACATACGATTATCTTGGCTTTAACCTGCCTGATTTTTATTACAGCTTCAATGGGAGTTATAATTAATTTAGGCATGACAATCGTATCTGTGGCATTCTGTATTTTCATGAATTGCCTTGAATTGTTTGTGGCTTGTTTACAAGCCTATATCTTTACTCTTCTATCAGCCTGCTATATCGGACTGGCGCGTGTAGAAGACTAA
- a CDS encoding F0F1 ATP synthase subunit epsilon — translation MKVRIITPEKVLFEGESESVTFPGINGSFDVLPHHAPLITALQKGIIRYLVNGKEYEQPIDSGFVKIENDIVTVCAEK, via the coding sequence ATGAAAGTTAGAATTATCACCCCTGAAAAGGTTTTATTTGAAGGAGAATCTGAGTCGGTTACATTTCCTGGAATCAATGGTTCTTTTGATGTATTGCCTCATCATGCTCCTTTAATAACAGCACTGCAGAAAGGGATTATTCGATATCTTGTAAATGGGAAAGAATATGAACAACCCATAGACAGTGGCTTTGTCAAGATCGAAAATGACATAGTGACCGTCTGTGCAGAAAAATAA
- the atpD gene encoding F0F1 ATP synthase subunit beta, translated as MGEIKGFILQVIGPVVDVHFDKTSDTPIVLPHIHDAMEITRQNGKKLIVEVQQHIGENTVRTVAMDSTDGLKRGMEVVALGSPITMPVGDQVKGRLLNVTGNAIDGMEELDHKGAFPIHREPPKFEELTTSKEVLYTGIKVIDLLEPYLKGGKIGLFGGAGVGKTVLIMELINNIAKKNNGFSVFAGVGERTREGNDLLREMIQSGVIRYGEEFKKSMEAGKWDLSKIDHKELAKSQATLVFGQMNEPPGARSSVALSGLTIAESFRDLSKEGESKDILFFIDNIFRFTQAGSEVSALLGRMPSAVGYQPTLATEMGAMQERITSTKKGSITSVQAVYVPADDLTDPAPATTFTHLDATTVLSRKITELGIYPAVDPLESTSRILDPLVVGKEHYECAQRVKQILERNKELQDIISILGMEELSDEDRQIVNRARRVQRFLSQPFTVAEQFTGVPGVMVSIEDTIRGFNMIMDGETDDIPEQAFLNVGTIEDVIEKGKRLAQQAK; from the coding sequence ATGGGAGAAATAAAAGGTTTTATTTTACAGGTTATCGGTCCAGTCGTGGACGTTCATTTCGACAAGACGTCGGATACTCCAATCGTACTCCCTCATATCCACGACGCCATGGAAATAACCCGCCAGAACGGGAAAAAGCTAATTGTTGAAGTACAACAACATATTGGTGAAAATACCGTTCGTACAGTTGCCATGGATTCGACAGACGGACTAAAAAGAGGGATGGAAGTCGTTGCATTAGGTTCACCTATCACGATGCCAGTTGGCGATCAAGTGAAAGGGCGCTTGCTTAATGTCACGGGAAATGCAATTGACGGAATGGAGGAACTTGATCACAAAGGAGCATTTCCAATCCACCGTGAACCTCCCAAATTCGAAGAATTAACTACCAGCAAAGAAGTTCTTTACACAGGAATTAAAGTGATCGACCTGTTGGAACCTTATCTGAAAGGTGGTAAAATCGGTTTGTTTGGTGGTGCCGGTGTAGGAAAAACAGTGTTGATCATGGAACTGATCAATAACATTGCCAAAAAGAACAATGGTTTTTCTGTTTTCGCTGGTGTTGGGGAACGAACCCGTGAAGGTAACGACTTACTGCGTGAAATGATTCAATCAGGAGTCATCCGCTACGGAGAAGAGTTCAAGAAAAGCATGGAAGCCGGAAAGTGGGATTTGTCAAAAATCGATCACAAAGAACTCGCTAAATCACAAGCAACGCTTGTGTTCGGACAGATGAATGAACCTCCTGGAGCACGTTCTTCCGTTGCCTTATCAGGATTGACTATCGCAGAATCATTCCGTGATTTATCAAAAGAAGGAGAATCTAAAGATATTTTGTTCTTCATTGATAATATCTTCCGATTCACTCAGGCAGGTTCTGAAGTTTCCGCGCTGTTGGGCCGAATGCCATCTGCTGTAGGTTACCAACCGACGCTGGCTACCGAAATGGGAGCTATGCAGGAACGTATTACTTCAACGAAAAAAGGTTCTATTACCTCAGTACAGGCTGTATATGTACCTGCCGATGACTTAACTGACCCGGCTCCGGCAACAACATTTACTCACTTGGATGCAACAACGGTGTTGAGTAGAAAAATTACAGAATTAGGTATTTACCCGGCAGTTGACCCATTGGAATCAACATCCCGTATTCTTGATCCTTTGGTAGTTGGTAAAGAACATTACGAATGTGCTCAACGGGTAAAGCAAATCTTGGAACGCAATAAAGAATTACAAGATATTATTTCCATTTTGGGTATGGAAGAACTTTCTGACGAAGACCGGCAAATTGTCAACCGGGCTCGTCGTGTTCAGCGATTCCTCTCCCAGCCTTTTACTGTAGCTGAACAATTTACAGGTGTTCCTGGAGTTATGGTATCTATTGAAGATACAATCAGAGGCTTCAACATGATTATGGATGGTGAAACGGATGATATTCCTGAACAGGCATTCTTGAATGTTGGAACCATTGAAGATGTAATTGAAAAAGGTAAACGATTGGCTCAACAAGCTAAGTAA
- the coaW gene encoding type II pantothenate kinase, whose product MSVVIGIDVGGSTTKVVGIRNKQICNPLFVRATDPVASLFGALGKYLYDNGMPLEKVEKIILTGVGSAYITQPLYGLPTARVDEFLANGLGAQYMTNLDKLIVVSMGTGTSFVRVDGNDVRHIGGIGIGGGTILGLSRLLLKTQDFKQIIDLAQQGSISSIDLQIQDICNRPLPGLPLDATASIFGKAAANAALEDIAAGIVHMVLQSIGQAAILSSLNSDVNDFVLIGNLTRMPQCAETFPNLEKMFGKRFLIPKYAEYRTAIGAALSYIRNHTCDDI is encoded by the coding sequence ATGAGTGTGGTTATTGGTATAGATGTTGGTGGCAGCACAACGAAAGTCGTAGGAATCCGTAATAAACAAATATGTAACCCTCTGTTTGTTAGGGCAACAGATCCGGTGGCTTCATTGTTTGGAGCTTTGGGTAAATATTTATATGATAATGGCATGCCTTTAGAAAAAGTAGAGAAAATAATTCTTACAGGAGTAGGAAGTGCCTATATTACCCAACCGTTGTATGGATTGCCGACGGCGCGTGTTGACGAGTTTTTAGCAAATGGTTTGGGTGCTCAATATATGACTAATTTGGATAAGCTGATAGTTGTCAGTATGGGTACAGGAACTTCGTTTGTCAGAGTTGATGGAAATGATGTCCGTCATATAGGTGGTATTGGTATTGGTGGTGGAACAATCTTGGGATTGTCCCGTTTATTACTGAAGACACAGGATTTCAAGCAAATCATTGATTTGGCACAACAGGGATCTATATCTTCTATTGATTTACAGATTCAGGATATTTGCAATCGTCCGCTGCCGGGTTTACCGTTGGATGCAACGGCTTCTATATTTGGAAAGGCTGCAGCGAATGCCGCTTTGGAAGATATTGCAGCCGGTATTGTTCATATGGTATTACAAAGTATAGGTCAGGCTGCTATCTTGTCTTCTTTAAATTCAGATGTAAATGATTTTGTATTGATCGGTAATTTAACGCGTATGCCGCAATGCGCAGAGACATTCCCTAATCTGGAAAAGATGTTTGGTAAAAGATTTCTTATTCCCAAATATGCAGAATACCGGACAGCCATTGGAGCTGCTCTCTCTTACATTCGAAATCATACTTGTGATGATATATAA